In Siniperca chuatsi isolate FFG_IHB_CAS linkage group LG16, ASM2008510v1, whole genome shotgun sequence, the following proteins share a genomic window:
- the epb41l2 gene encoding band 4.1-like protein 2 isoform X7: protein MTTEAGSETEVKEKAEESAAQPDQLEKTTEKTQEVANAEGEEKEKEKEKEGKEGKGISRYLPTWLKKQKSQSQTSPTKEAPPTEEAVSKVTQEEEGPAPEVNGHAEEVEEEEAVKSEQVKEKEAEYHSNASADTEPAKEEKVEESAEKSPEVAKVTTEGEGAEEQKKEQEGEVEREEEGGGGEGQTSIFQSPLRLVRKTKMKLVVCHVTLLDGSDFTCEVEKRAKGQYLFFKVCEHLNLLEKDYFGLTYTDSHEQKCWLDPTKEIKRQMRSNNWQFAFNVKFYPPDPSLLTEDITRYLLCLQLREDVASGRLPCSFVTHALLGSYTLQAEFGDYEPDQPRPLDYISQRTFAPNQNKEMEEKILELHKSHRGMTPAQADAQFLENAKKLSMYGVDLHHAKDSEGVDIMLGVCANGLLVYKDRLRINRFAWPKILKISYKRNNFYIKIRPGETEQFESTVGFKLQNHRSAKRLWKVCVENHSFFRLNAPEPPTKPRFLTLGSKFRYSGRTQAQTRVASSLIDRPAPNFERTSSKRISRSLDGAPVISITEAGRDAAENGRELHSDSKVKEVDLSPGNVEATPTQSLGASELAPSQSPMRVYGDNIYVRHSNLMLEDHDKTQEEVLKHQASISQLKRSFMEAPPPSPPQPNQWEKRLTSSPATTIRVQQQQVESVPQMEADAADTAISDTKEPAKTTEVEIEETVVVQEVSKAPKPGLVTVTISPPADSPAEQETREQEVKVEEEVVEEAKVAKQESISSESESEEEAEYHPNVSVSISHTQIPEEKEEEEEQEKKQEDKTAEQDVSAPDALSLPAEVSQPVEATSREGEESRQEDAEAEKKYAEEEKEGERETEESADDPMGTPDEAPNGLPLPEESVTGMVAPAEEEEKPKLNGEASLVEAEPRPQVICCSEPPVVKTEMVTISDTFAAQKTEIATKEVPIVHTETKTITYEAAQLDGNGDGEPGVLMTAQTITSESLCTTTTTHITKTLKGGLSETRIEKRIVITGDCDIDHDEALAQAIKEAKEQHPDMSVTRVVVHKETELAEEED from the exons ATGACAACGGAAGCAGGctctgagacagaggtgaaggAGAAAGCAGAGGAGTCAGCCGCTCAGCCGGACCAATTGGAGAAGACTACGGAAAAAACTCAGGAAGTAGCAAACgctgagggagaggagaaggaaaaggagaaggagaaagaggggaaagagggaaaaggaaTATCTCGATACCTGCCAACATGGCTTAAGAAGCAGAAGTCTCAGAGCCAG ACCTCCCCGACCAAGGAGGCCCCGCCCACAGAGGAAGCTGTTAGCAAGGTgacacaggaggaggaagggcCTGCCCCAGAAGTGAACGGTCACGCAGAGgaagtggaagaggaggaggcagtgaAGTCGGAGCAAGTGAAGGAAAAAGAAGCAGAATATCATTCCAACGCCAGTGCAGACACAGAG CCCGCCAaggaggagaaggtggaggagagCGCTGAGAAAAGTCCTGAGGTGGCCAAGGTGACAACAGAGGGAGaaggagcagaggagcagaagaaggagCAGGAAGGAGAGGTAGAACgtgaagaggagggaggaggaggagaaggccAGACCTCCATTTTCCAGTCTCCTCTTCGCCTGGTGAGGAAGACCAAGATGAAGCTGGTGGTGTGTCACGTGACCCTCCTGGATGGGTCCGACTTCACCTGTGAGGTGGAG AAACGTGCTAAGGGCCAGTACTTATTCTTTAAGGTGTGTGAGCACCTTAATCTACTGGAAAAAGACTACTTTGGTCTGACATACACGGACAGCCATGAACAGAAG TGTTGGTTGGATCCCACTAAGGAAATCAAGAGACAGATGCGca GTAACAACTGGCAGTTTGCATTCAATGTCAAGTTCTACCCTCCCGACCCCTCACTGCTCACTGAAGACATTACCAG GTACCTGTTGTGTCTGCAGCTCCGTGAAGATGTGGCTTCGGGTCGACTGCCTTGCTCGTTTGTCACCCACGCTCTGCTGGGGTCATACACATTGCAG GCAGAATTTGGTGACTATGAACCTGACCAGCCTCGCCCTCTCGACTACATCAGTCAGCGGACCTTTGCGCCCAATCAGAacaaagagatggaggagaagatTCTTGAACTCCACAAGTCTCACAG gGGAATGACACCAGCACAGGCTGACGCCCAGTTTCTAGAAAATGCCAAGAAACTGTCCATGTATGGGGTGGACCTGCACCATGCTAAG GATTCTGAGGGTGTGGACATCATGCTAGGTGTGTGCGCCAACGGACTCCTGGTTTACAAAGACAGACTTCGGATAAATCGTTTTGCTTGGCCCAAAATACTCAAGATTTCATACAAGAGGAACAACTTCTACATAAAGATCAGACCTGGAGAG ACGGAGCAGTTTGAGAGCACGGTGGGATTCAAACTCCAGAATCATCGATCTGCCAAAAGGCTGTGGAAAGTCTGTGTGGAGAATCACAGTTTCTTCAG GTTAAATGCACCAGAACCTCCTACCAAGCCCCGCTTCTTGACTCTGGGCTCCAAGTTCCGTTACAGCGGGCGGACCCAGGCCCAGACCCGCGTGGCCAGCTCCCTCATAGACCGACCTGCACCAAACTTTGAACGCACCTCATCCAAACGCATCAGCCGCAGTCTGGAtggag CACCAGTGATCAGCATAACTGAAGCCGGCCGGGACGCAGCTGAGAACGGGCGTGAGCTCCACTCTGACtctaag GTTAAGGAGGTGGACTTAAGCCCTGGTAATGTGGAAGCCACGCCCACCCAG TCACTTGGAGCCAGTGAGCTTGCCCCCTCTCAG AGTCCAATGAGAGTGTATGGGGACAATATTTATGTGAGGCACAGTAATTTAATGTTGGAG GACCATGATAAGACCCAAGAAGAGGTTCTGAAACACCAAGCTAGCATTAGCCAGCTAAAACGCTCCTTTATGGAGGCGccacctccctctcctcctcaacCCAACCAGTGGGAGAAACGTCTCACCTCCTCTCCCGCTACAACAATACGTGTTCAACAGCAACAAGTG GAGAGTGTGCCCCAAATGGAAGCAGATGCTGCTGATACCGCGATCTCTGATACCAAAGAACCTGCAAAG aCAACCGAAGTTGAAATTGAAGAAACTGTTGTCGTCCAAGAGGTTTCCAAAGCACCCAAACCTGGACTTGTCACAGTTACAATCAGCCCCCCTGCTGACTCACCTGCAGAGCAGGAAACGAGAGAGCAGGAAGTGAAAGTCGAAGAGGAAGTAGTGGAGGAAGCAAAAGTGGCGAAGCAGGAGAGCATTTCATCTGAGAGCGAGAGTGAAGAAGAAGCGGAGTACCATCCAAATGTCTCCGTATCCatctcacatacacaaataccggaggagaaggaagaggaggaagagcaggagaaGAAACAGGAGGATAAGACGGCCGAGCAGGACGTGTCGGCTCCAGATGCTCTTTCCCTTCCAGCTGAAGTCAGCCAACCTGTAGAGGCAACCAGTCGAGAGGGAGAGGAGTCCAGGCAAGAGGATgcagaggcagagaagaagtatgcagaagaggagaaagaaggtgagagggagacagaggaaagTGCCGATGATCCAATGGGGACACCCGATGAAGCTCCTAATGGTCTCCCCTTGCCTGAGGAGAGCGTGACCGGGATGGTCGCccctgcagaggaagaggaaaagccCAAATTGAACGGAGAAGCCTCTCTGGTTGAAGCAGAACCACGGCCACAGGTTATTTGTTGCTCTGAG CCACCTGTGGTAAAGACAGAAATGGTGACTATATCAGACACGTTTGCAGCCCAGAAAACTGAGATAGCTACAAAAGAAGTGCCCATCGTACATACGGAAACCAAGACCATCACATACGAAGCCGCACAG TTGGATGGTAATGGTGACGGCGAGCCTGGAGTGTTGATGACTGCTCAGACAATCACCTCTGAATCTCTGTGTACTACTACAACCACACACATCACCAAG ACATTAAAGGGCGGCCTATCAGAGACAAGGATTGAGAAGCGCATCGTCATTACTGGCGACTGTGACATCGACCACGACGAG GCACTGGCCCAGGCCATTAAGGAGGCCAAAGAGCAACATCCTGACATGTCTGTTACCAGAGTGGTGGTTCATAAAGAAACTGAACTGGCTGAGGAGGAGGATTGA
- the epb41l2 gene encoding band 4.1-like protein 2 isoform X3: MTTEAGSETEVKEKAEESAAQPDQLEKTTEKTQEVANAEGEEKEKEKEKEGKEGKGISRYLPTWLKKQKSQSQTSPTKEAPPTEEAVSKVTQEEEGPAPEVNGHAEEVEEEEAVKSEQVKEKEAEYHSNASADTEPAKEEKVEESAEKSPEVAKVTTEGEGAEEQKKEQEGEVEREEEGGGGEGQTSIFQSPLRLVRKTKMKLVVCHVTLLDGSDFTCEVEKRAKGQYLFFKVCEHLNLLEKDYFGLTYTDSHEQKCWLDPTKEIKRQMRSNNWQFAFNVKFYPPDPSLLTEDITRYLLCLQLREDVASGRLPCSFVTHALLGSYTLQAEFGDYEPDQPRPLDYISQRTFAPNQNKEMEEKILELHKSHRGMTPAQADAQFLENAKKLSMYGVDLHHAKDSEGVDIMLGVCANGLLVYKDRLRINRFAWPKILKISYKRNNFYIKIRPGETEQFESTVGFKLQNHRSAKRLWKVCVENHSFFRLNAPEPPTKPRFLTLGSKFRYSGRTQAQTRVASSLIDRPAPNFERTSSKRISRSLDGAPVISITEAGRDAAENGRELHSDSKVKEVDLSPGNVEATPTQSLGASELAPSQDHDKTQEEVLKHQASISQLKRSFMEAPPPSPPQPNQWEKRLTSSPATTIRVQQQQVSLEEEIASVLFSRHSGTGFGLAAASACSVPEPTLDAVITTFSSTSTTSTAVCGPAAPHGLLISPTATLSVTEESVPQMEADAADTAISDTKEPAKTTEVEIEETVVVQEVSKAPKPGLVTVTISPPADSPAEQETREQEVKVEEEVVEEAKVAKQESISSESESEEEAEYHPNVSVSISHTQIPEEKEEEEEQEKKQEDKTAEQDVSAPDALSLPAEVSQPVEATSREGEESRQEDAEAEKKYAEEEKEGERETEESADDPMGTPDEAPNGLPLPEESVTGMVAPAEEEEKPKLNGEASLVEAEPRPQVICCSEPPVVKTEMVTISDTFAAQKTEIATKEVPIVHTETKTITYEAAQLDGNGDGEPGVLMTAQTITSESLCTTTTTHITKTLKGGLSETRIEKRIVITGDCDIDHDEALAQAIKEAKEQHPDMSVTRVVVHKETELAEEED, from the exons ATGACAACGGAAGCAGGctctgagacagaggtgaaggAGAAAGCAGAGGAGTCAGCCGCTCAGCCGGACCAATTGGAGAAGACTACGGAAAAAACTCAGGAAGTAGCAAACgctgagggagaggagaaggaaaaggagaaggagaaagaggggaaagagggaaaaggaaTATCTCGATACCTGCCAACATGGCTTAAGAAGCAGAAGTCTCAGAGCCAG ACCTCCCCGACCAAGGAGGCCCCGCCCACAGAGGAAGCTGTTAGCAAGGTgacacaggaggaggaagggcCTGCCCCAGAAGTGAACGGTCACGCAGAGgaagtggaagaggaggaggcagtgaAGTCGGAGCAAGTGAAGGAAAAAGAAGCAGAATATCATTCCAACGCCAGTGCAGACACAGAG CCCGCCAaggaggagaaggtggaggagagCGCTGAGAAAAGTCCTGAGGTGGCCAAGGTGACAACAGAGGGAGaaggagcagaggagcagaagaaggagCAGGAAGGAGAGGTAGAACgtgaagaggagggaggaggaggagaaggccAGACCTCCATTTTCCAGTCTCCTCTTCGCCTGGTGAGGAAGACCAAGATGAAGCTGGTGGTGTGTCACGTGACCCTCCTGGATGGGTCCGACTTCACCTGTGAGGTGGAG AAACGTGCTAAGGGCCAGTACTTATTCTTTAAGGTGTGTGAGCACCTTAATCTACTGGAAAAAGACTACTTTGGTCTGACATACACGGACAGCCATGAACAGAAG TGTTGGTTGGATCCCACTAAGGAAATCAAGAGACAGATGCGca GTAACAACTGGCAGTTTGCATTCAATGTCAAGTTCTACCCTCCCGACCCCTCACTGCTCACTGAAGACATTACCAG GTACCTGTTGTGTCTGCAGCTCCGTGAAGATGTGGCTTCGGGTCGACTGCCTTGCTCGTTTGTCACCCACGCTCTGCTGGGGTCATACACATTGCAG GCAGAATTTGGTGACTATGAACCTGACCAGCCTCGCCCTCTCGACTACATCAGTCAGCGGACCTTTGCGCCCAATCAGAacaaagagatggaggagaagatTCTTGAACTCCACAAGTCTCACAG gGGAATGACACCAGCACAGGCTGACGCCCAGTTTCTAGAAAATGCCAAGAAACTGTCCATGTATGGGGTGGACCTGCACCATGCTAAG GATTCTGAGGGTGTGGACATCATGCTAGGTGTGTGCGCCAACGGACTCCTGGTTTACAAAGACAGACTTCGGATAAATCGTTTTGCTTGGCCCAAAATACTCAAGATTTCATACAAGAGGAACAACTTCTACATAAAGATCAGACCTGGAGAG ACGGAGCAGTTTGAGAGCACGGTGGGATTCAAACTCCAGAATCATCGATCTGCCAAAAGGCTGTGGAAAGTCTGTGTGGAGAATCACAGTTTCTTCAG GTTAAATGCACCAGAACCTCCTACCAAGCCCCGCTTCTTGACTCTGGGCTCCAAGTTCCGTTACAGCGGGCGGACCCAGGCCCAGACCCGCGTGGCCAGCTCCCTCATAGACCGACCTGCACCAAACTTTGAACGCACCTCATCCAAACGCATCAGCCGCAGTCTGGAtggag CACCAGTGATCAGCATAACTGAAGCCGGCCGGGACGCAGCTGAGAACGGGCGTGAGCTCCACTCTGACtctaag GTTAAGGAGGTGGACTTAAGCCCTGGTAATGTGGAAGCCACGCCCACCCAG TCACTTGGAGCCAGTGAGCTTGCCCCCTCTCAG GACCATGATAAGACCCAAGAAGAGGTTCTGAAACACCAAGCTAGCATTAGCCAGCTAAAACGCTCCTTTATGGAGGCGccacctccctctcctcctcaacCCAACCAGTGGGAGAAACGTCTCACCTCCTCTCCCGCTACAACAATACGTGTTCAACAGCAACAAGTG AGCCTTGAAGAGGAGATAGCTTCTGTACTTTTCAGTCGACACTCTGGCACTGGCTTTGGTTTGGCTGCTGCGTCTGCCTGCAGTGTTCCTGAACCAACACTAGATGCTGTTATAACCACATTCTCATCTACTTCTACTACTTCCACTGCTGTCTGCGGTCCTGCTGCACCGCATGGGCTTCTTATTTCCCCAACTGCTACACTCTCTGTCACTGAg GAGAGTGTGCCCCAAATGGAAGCAGATGCTGCTGATACCGCGATCTCTGATACCAAAGAACCTGCAAAG aCAACCGAAGTTGAAATTGAAGAAACTGTTGTCGTCCAAGAGGTTTCCAAAGCACCCAAACCTGGACTTGTCACAGTTACAATCAGCCCCCCTGCTGACTCACCTGCAGAGCAGGAAACGAGAGAGCAGGAAGTGAAAGTCGAAGAGGAAGTAGTGGAGGAAGCAAAAGTGGCGAAGCAGGAGAGCATTTCATCTGAGAGCGAGAGTGAAGAAGAAGCGGAGTACCATCCAAATGTCTCCGTATCCatctcacatacacaaataccggaggagaaggaagaggaggaagagcaggagaaGAAACAGGAGGATAAGACGGCCGAGCAGGACGTGTCGGCTCCAGATGCTCTTTCCCTTCCAGCTGAAGTCAGCCAACCTGTAGAGGCAACCAGTCGAGAGGGAGAGGAGTCCAGGCAAGAGGATgcagaggcagagaagaagtatgcagaagaggagaaagaaggtgagagggagacagaggaaagTGCCGATGATCCAATGGGGACACCCGATGAAGCTCCTAATGGTCTCCCCTTGCCTGAGGAGAGCGTGACCGGGATGGTCGCccctgcagaggaagaggaaaagccCAAATTGAACGGAGAAGCCTCTCTGGTTGAAGCAGAACCACGGCCACAGGTTATTTGTTGCTCTGAG CCACCTGTGGTAAAGACAGAAATGGTGACTATATCAGACACGTTTGCAGCCCAGAAAACTGAGATAGCTACAAAAGAAGTGCCCATCGTACATACGGAAACCAAGACCATCACATACGAAGCCGCACAG TTGGATGGTAATGGTGACGGCGAGCCTGGAGTGTTGATGACTGCTCAGACAATCACCTCTGAATCTCTGTGTACTACTACAACCACACACATCACCAAG ACATTAAAGGGCGGCCTATCAGAGACAAGGATTGAGAAGCGCATCGTCATTACTGGCGACTGTGACATCGACCACGACGAG GCACTGGCCCAGGCCATTAAGGAGGCCAAAGAGCAACATCCTGACATGTCTGTTACCAGAGTGGTGGTTCATAAAGAAACTGAACTGGCTGAGGAGGAGGATTGA
- the epb41l2 gene encoding band 4.1-like protein 2 isoform X14: MTTEAGSETEVKEKAEESAAQPDQLEKTTEKTQEVANAEGEEKEKEKEKEGKEGKGISRYLPTWLKKQKSQSQTSPTKEAPPTEEAVSKVTQEEEGPAPEVNGHAEEVEEEEAVKSEQVKEKEAEYHSNASADTEPAKEEKVEESAEKSPEVAKVTTEGEGAEEQKKEQEGEVEREEEGGGGEGQTSIFQSPLRLVRKTKMKLVVCHVTLLDGSDFTCEVEKRAKGQYLFFKVCEHLNLLEKDYFGLTYTDSHEQKCWLDPTKEIKRQMRSNNWQFAFNVKFYPPDPSLLTEDITRYLLCLQLREDVASGRLPCSFVTHALLGSYTLQAEFGDYEPDQPRPLDYISQRTFAPNQNKEMEEKILELHKSHRGMTPAQADAQFLENAKKLSMYGVDLHHAKDSEGVDIMLGVCANGLLVYKDRLRINRFAWPKILKISYKRNNFYIKIRPGETEQFESTVGFKLQNHRSAKRLWKVCVENHSFFRLNAPEPPTKPRFLTLGSKFRYSGRTQAQTRVASSLIDRPAPNFERTSSKRISRSLDGAPVISITEAGRDAAENGRELHSDSKTTEVEIEETVVVQEVSKAPKPGLVTVTISPPADSPAEQETREQEVKVEEEVVEEAKVAKQESISSESESEEEAEYHPNVSVSISHTQIPEEKEEEEEQEKKQEDKTAEQDVSAPDALSLPAEVSQPVEATSREGEESRQEDAEAEKKYAEEEKEGERETEESADDPMGTPDEAPNGLPLPEESVTGMVAPAEEEEKPKLNGEASLVEAEPRPQVICCSEPPVVKTEMVTISDTFAAQKTEIATKEVPIVHTETKTITYEAAQLDGNGDGEPGVLMTAQTITSESLCTTTTTHITKTLKGGLSETRIEKRIVITGDCDIDHDEALAQAIKEAKEQHPDMSVTRVVVHKETELAEEED, translated from the exons ATGACAACGGAAGCAGGctctgagacagaggtgaaggAGAAAGCAGAGGAGTCAGCCGCTCAGCCGGACCAATTGGAGAAGACTACGGAAAAAACTCAGGAAGTAGCAAACgctgagggagaggagaaggaaaaggagaaggagaaagaggggaaagagggaaaaggaaTATCTCGATACCTGCCAACATGGCTTAAGAAGCAGAAGTCTCAGAGCCAG ACCTCCCCGACCAAGGAGGCCCCGCCCACAGAGGAAGCTGTTAGCAAGGTgacacaggaggaggaagggcCTGCCCCAGAAGTGAACGGTCACGCAGAGgaagtggaagaggaggaggcagtgaAGTCGGAGCAAGTGAAGGAAAAAGAAGCAGAATATCATTCCAACGCCAGTGCAGACACAGAG CCCGCCAaggaggagaaggtggaggagagCGCTGAGAAAAGTCCTGAGGTGGCCAAGGTGACAACAGAGGGAGaaggagcagaggagcagaagaaggagCAGGAAGGAGAGGTAGAACgtgaagaggagggaggaggaggagaaggccAGACCTCCATTTTCCAGTCTCCTCTTCGCCTGGTGAGGAAGACCAAGATGAAGCTGGTGGTGTGTCACGTGACCCTCCTGGATGGGTCCGACTTCACCTGTGAGGTGGAG AAACGTGCTAAGGGCCAGTACTTATTCTTTAAGGTGTGTGAGCACCTTAATCTACTGGAAAAAGACTACTTTGGTCTGACATACACGGACAGCCATGAACAGAAG TGTTGGTTGGATCCCACTAAGGAAATCAAGAGACAGATGCGca GTAACAACTGGCAGTTTGCATTCAATGTCAAGTTCTACCCTCCCGACCCCTCACTGCTCACTGAAGACATTACCAG GTACCTGTTGTGTCTGCAGCTCCGTGAAGATGTGGCTTCGGGTCGACTGCCTTGCTCGTTTGTCACCCACGCTCTGCTGGGGTCATACACATTGCAG GCAGAATTTGGTGACTATGAACCTGACCAGCCTCGCCCTCTCGACTACATCAGTCAGCGGACCTTTGCGCCCAATCAGAacaaagagatggaggagaagatTCTTGAACTCCACAAGTCTCACAG gGGAATGACACCAGCACAGGCTGACGCCCAGTTTCTAGAAAATGCCAAGAAACTGTCCATGTATGGGGTGGACCTGCACCATGCTAAG GATTCTGAGGGTGTGGACATCATGCTAGGTGTGTGCGCCAACGGACTCCTGGTTTACAAAGACAGACTTCGGATAAATCGTTTTGCTTGGCCCAAAATACTCAAGATTTCATACAAGAGGAACAACTTCTACATAAAGATCAGACCTGGAGAG ACGGAGCAGTTTGAGAGCACGGTGGGATTCAAACTCCAGAATCATCGATCTGCCAAAAGGCTGTGGAAAGTCTGTGTGGAGAATCACAGTTTCTTCAG GTTAAATGCACCAGAACCTCCTACCAAGCCCCGCTTCTTGACTCTGGGCTCCAAGTTCCGTTACAGCGGGCGGACCCAGGCCCAGACCCGCGTGGCCAGCTCCCTCATAGACCGACCTGCACCAAACTTTGAACGCACCTCATCCAAACGCATCAGCCGCAGTCTGGAtggag CACCAGTGATCAGCATAACTGAAGCCGGCCGGGACGCAGCTGAGAACGGGCGTGAGCTCCACTCTGACtctaag aCAACCGAAGTTGAAATTGAAGAAACTGTTGTCGTCCAAGAGGTTTCCAAAGCACCCAAACCTGGACTTGTCACAGTTACAATCAGCCCCCCTGCTGACTCACCTGCAGAGCAGGAAACGAGAGAGCAGGAAGTGAAAGTCGAAGAGGAAGTAGTGGAGGAAGCAAAAGTGGCGAAGCAGGAGAGCATTTCATCTGAGAGCGAGAGTGAAGAAGAAGCGGAGTACCATCCAAATGTCTCCGTATCCatctcacatacacaaataccggaggagaaggaagaggaggaagagcaggagaaGAAACAGGAGGATAAGACGGCCGAGCAGGACGTGTCGGCTCCAGATGCTCTTTCCCTTCCAGCTGAAGTCAGCCAACCTGTAGAGGCAACCAGTCGAGAGGGAGAGGAGTCCAGGCAAGAGGATgcagaggcagagaagaagtatgcagaagaggagaaagaaggtgagagggagacagaggaaagTGCCGATGATCCAATGGGGACACCCGATGAAGCTCCTAATGGTCTCCCCTTGCCTGAGGAGAGCGTGACCGGGATGGTCGCccctgcagaggaagaggaaaagccCAAATTGAACGGAGAAGCCTCTCTGGTTGAAGCAGAACCACGGCCACAGGTTATTTGTTGCTCTGAG CCACCTGTGGTAAAGACAGAAATGGTGACTATATCAGACACGTTTGCAGCCCAGAAAACTGAGATAGCTACAAAAGAAGTGCCCATCGTACATACGGAAACCAAGACCATCACATACGAAGCCGCACAG TTGGATGGTAATGGTGACGGCGAGCCTGGAGTGTTGATGACTGCTCAGACAATCACCTCTGAATCTCTGTGTACTACTACAACCACACACATCACCAAG ACATTAAAGGGCGGCCTATCAGAGACAAGGATTGAGAAGCGCATCGTCATTACTGGCGACTGTGACATCGACCACGACGAG GCACTGGCCCAGGCCATTAAGGAGGCCAAAGAGCAACATCCTGACATGTCTGTTACCAGAGTGGTGGTTCATAAAGAAACTGAACTGGCTGAGGAGGAGGATTGA